The Chitinophaga flava genome has a segment encoding these proteins:
- a CDS encoding ABC transporter ATP-binding protein, producing the protein MTLPSLTHNKKDISRSLRLFKYLQPYWATIAAGLLFLVTSSLAGLAFPEMLGRLIDASKQDNMRSINVTGLILLGLLTIQSISSFFRTFLFVKAAEKALATLRQTIYNHLIQLPMHFFLTRRVGELNSRISSDITLLQETFTTTLAEFIRQLLTIVGGLIFLMLTSINLTIFMLAILPVMVIVAVIFGHSIRHFSKKVQDQIAASSTVVEETLQGIFSVKAFANEFREMRRYRERTDEAANIGIQNGKYRAALSSFVIMGIFGALVAVIWRGAIIGLDTGKLFSFVLYSVFIGSSIGSLTEIYASLQKSIGATENLFAILDEPAEPLLPVSSIAPEDILQGNISFRNVSFSYPGREDIPVLKKMSLHVNANQKVALVGPSGAGKSTIVSLLLRLYDTSGGHVYFDNKDSHQFPLSALRSQMATVPQDVFLFGGTILENIAYGKEDATEDEIIEAAKKANAWEFIERLPMGLHTIVGERGMQLSGGQRQRIAIARAVLKEPRILILDEATSALDAESEKLVQDALNKLMEGRTSIVIAHRLATIRQADKIIVIDKGTIVEEGTHHELVNIDYGLYRNLCEMQFTQ; encoded by the coding sequence ATGACCTTGCCCTCTTTAACCCATAACAAAAAAGACATCTCCAGATCACTGCGTTTGTTTAAATATCTGCAGCCTTACTGGGCTACCATCGCAGCAGGCCTGCTATTCCTGGTCACTTCAAGTCTGGCCGGACTGGCGTTCCCTGAGATGCTAGGACGCTTAATCGATGCCAGCAAACAGGACAATATGCGTTCTATCAATGTAACGGGCCTCATATTACTGGGATTGTTAACCATCCAATCTATCAGCTCTTTTTTCAGGACCTTTCTCTTTGTAAAAGCTGCGGAAAAGGCGCTGGCCACATTGCGGCAAACCATATACAATCACCTGATTCAGCTGCCCATGCATTTTTTCCTTACCCGGCGGGTGGGAGAACTGAACAGTAGAATATCTTCAGACATCACGCTGCTACAGGAAACATTCACCACCACCCTGGCCGAATTTATCCGTCAGCTGCTAACCATCGTCGGTGGGCTCATCTTTCTCATGCTCACTTCTATCAACCTTACTATATTCATGCTGGCCATACTGCCTGTGATGGTGATCGTTGCCGTAATCTTCGGACATTCTATCCGGCACTTCTCCAAAAAGGTGCAGGACCAGATAGCCGCTTCCAGTACGGTGGTAGAAGAAACACTGCAGGGTATTTTCAGTGTAAAGGCTTTTGCAAATGAATTCAGAGAGATGAGACGTTACCGGGAAAGGACCGATGAAGCAGCAAACATCGGCATTCAAAACGGGAAATACCGCGCTGCCTTATCCTCCTTTGTCATCATGGGTATTTTCGGCGCACTGGTGGCCGTCATCTGGAGAGGCGCCATCATCGGGCTGGATACCGGCAAACTATTCTCCTTTGTTTTATATTCTGTTTTCATCGGCAGCTCCATCGGCAGCCTGACAGAAATATATGCTTCCCTGCAAAAAAGCATCGGTGCTACCGAAAACCTTTTTGCTATACTTGATGAACCAGCCGAACCGCTGTTACCTGTCAGCAGCATCGCTCCCGAAGATATATTGCAGGGAAACATCAGTTTCAGGAATGTCTCCTTCAGTTATCCCGGCAGAGAGGATATACCCGTTCTAAAGAAGATGTCCCTTCATGTCAATGCCAACCAGAAAGTGGCGCTGGTAGGCCCCAGCGGGGCCGGCAAGAGTACGATCGTATCCTTACTGTTACGCCTGTACGATACTTCCGGAGGACATGTCTACTTTGACAACAAGGATAGTCATCAGTTCCCTTTGTCAGCGCTCCGCTCCCAAATGGCCACCGTACCACAGGATGTGTTTCTGTTTGGCGGCACCATCCTTGAAAATATAGCCTATGGCAAAGAAGACGCCACTGAAGATGAAATCATTGAAGCTGCAAAAAAAGCTAATGCCTGGGAGTTTATAGAACGCCTCCCTATGGGTCTCCATACCATAGTGGGTGAAAGAGGTATGCAGCTCTCCGGCGGGCAACGTCAGCGTATTGCCATCGCGCGTGCTGTATTGAAAGAACCACGTATACTCATTCTTGATGAAGCTACGTCCGCCCTCGACGCAGAGTCCGAAAAGCTCGTTCAGGACGCTCTGAATAAATTAATGGAAGGTCGCACCTCTATTGTAATTGCGCACCGGCTCGCCACTATCCGGCAGGCTGATAAAATCATCGTAATTGACAAAGGTACTATCGTAGAAGAAGGTACACATCACGAACTCGTCAACATCGACTATGGCCTGTATCGGAATTTGTGTGAAATGCAGTTCACGCAATAA
- the fdhD gene encoding formate dehydrogenase accessory sulfurtransferase FdhD — translation MTKAVVHTRIKKVTAAGVTNTEDILAAEEPLEIRLIHGPTHNRRQQNIAVTMRTPGQDKELATGFLFTEGIIPQVADIHQITLSDTTNGSVATVFLKEQAIPSLDHSQRNFQATAACGVCGKSSITDIHTGVPVNSGKTRPHFPAELLYPLPQQLREQQAIFRHTGGLHAAALVNQEGQIVLLHEDIGRHNAVDKIIGAALEQRLPLHESLLLLSGRAGFELIQKAAMAAIPVIAAIGAPSGMAVKMAAAWNITLIGFLKEERFNIYT, via the coding sequence ATGACAAAAGCTGTTGTTCACACACGTATAAAAAAAGTAACGGCAGCCGGTGTTACAAACACCGAAGATATACTGGCTGCCGAAGAGCCACTGGAGATAAGACTGATACATGGCCCTACCCATAACCGCCGTCAGCAGAACATTGCTGTTACTATGCGCACACCTGGCCAGGATAAGGAACTGGCCACTGGTTTCCTGTTCACAGAAGGTATCATCCCACAGGTCGCCGACATACATCAAATCACCTTGTCGGATACTACCAACGGAAGCGTAGCTACTGTTTTCCTGAAGGAACAGGCCATCCCTTCTCTCGACCATAGTCAGCGTAATTTTCAGGCCACCGCCGCCTGCGGCGTATGTGGTAAATCTTCCATCACGGATATTCATACAGGCGTACCCGTTAACAGCGGTAAAACCCGGCCTCATTTTCCGGCCGAACTCCTTTATCCGCTACCACAGCAACTGAGAGAGCAACAAGCGATATTCAGGCATACCGGCGGACTGCACGCTGCGGCCCTTGTTAACCAGGAAGGACAAATCGTTTTGTTGCATGAAGATATTGGCCGGCACAATGCTGTCGATAAAATCATCGGCGCCGCCCTGGAACAACGGTTACCCCTGCACGAAAGCCTGCTCTTATTGAGTGGCCGGGCCGGTTTTGAACTTATCCAGAAAGCTGCCATGGCCGCCATTCCAGTAATTGCTGCTATCGGCGCCCCCTCCGGCATGGCCGTAAAAATGGCCGCTGCCTGGAACATAACCCTGATAGGTTTTTTAAAGGAAGAGCGGTTTAATATTTATACTTAA
- the qhpG gene encoding flavin-dependent monooxygenase QhpG — translation MPATIYGDGYTTPSRPTKEYPGWPRSGIVKSHFTCMHTYDILILGAGPAGTCAALRLLSMGHRVAMIERETFPRPQIGESLSPGIRNIFDYLDAAPLLQQDHCLHQLPAQVIWNKPEPDIQARGHGLMVDRGRLDKALLDLAVARGLILFQPARYEGSTYQGNTWQVTIRHLKGVQNISALFLLDARGRKGIRLQQRLLTAPPMLGMWAYTSADSMPAATCVEAVPHGWLWGSPLHDGRYRILAFADPQWVRQQTAIQAYHQLLEKAQLFQPALDKGLLSSLQTCNVFSYIHQQPWLHNRIQLGEAAFAIDPLSSTGVEKAMRLSMQAAIAINTILKKGTTELAQEFYESRLITAAVNHTRWTTQYYAEAWPGPTYPFWKSRAAMPVLKQPPTHFAAQLETSMTQYDHRPLSSPEQKTVVPQALAYLWHKKMHLSSAISYKQTPCVIDNCVELKTAIHHPNLEQEIAFLGNNDILPLIQVAKETDNFGQLVLRWKQMVPPELAAQMVILLWEKQILCED, via the coding sequence ATGCCTGCAACTATATACGGGGATGGTTACACTACACCATCCAGGCCCACGAAAGAATATCCCGGATGGCCCCGCAGTGGTATCGTTAAAAGCCATTTTACCTGCATGCACACCTACGACATACTCATTCTCGGCGCAGGTCCTGCGGGCACCTGCGCCGCTTTACGTTTGCTTTCCATGGGACATCGTGTAGCGATGATAGAACGTGAAACATTTCCCCGGCCGCAGATAGGGGAATCACTTTCTCCCGGCATCCGGAATATTTTTGATTACCTGGATGCCGCACCACTACTGCAACAGGACCACTGTTTACACCAGCTCCCTGCACAGGTTATCTGGAACAAACCGGAACCAGATATACAAGCCCGTGGCCATGGGTTGATGGTAGACCGTGGCCGCCTGGACAAAGCGCTGCTAGACCTTGCCGTAGCCCGGGGACTCATTTTATTTCAGCCCGCACGGTACGAAGGCAGTACCTACCAGGGAAATACCTGGCAGGTCACCATCCGGCATCTGAAGGGCGTACAAAATATTTCTGCACTATTCCTATTGGATGCCCGTGGTAGAAAAGGAATCCGGCTACAACAACGCCTGCTTACCGCTCCTCCTATGCTGGGCATGTGGGCCTATACCAGCGCTGATAGCATGCCCGCCGCCACCTGCGTGGAAGCAGTCCCCCATGGCTGGTTGTGGGGCTCTCCCCTGCATGACGGCCGTTATAGAATCCTGGCCTTTGCCGATCCGCAGTGGGTTCGGCAACAAACTGCTATACAGGCTTATCATCAGCTACTGGAGAAAGCCCAGCTGTTTCAACCAGCTCTTGATAAAGGCTTGCTATCATCCCTACAAACCTGTAACGTCTTCAGCTACATACACCAGCAGCCATGGCTGCATAACCGCATACAGCTCGGAGAAGCAGCCTTCGCCATCGATCCGCTTTCTTCTACCGGCGTGGAGAAAGCCATGCGCCTTTCTATGCAGGCAGCCATTGCCATCAATACCATTCTGAAAAAAGGAACCACCGAACTGGCACAGGAATTTTATGAAAGCCGGTTAATAACAGCAGCCGTTAATCATACCAGATGGACAACACAGTACTATGCGGAAGCATGGCCCGGCCCAACTTACCCCTTCTGGAAATCAAGAGCAGCCATGCCGGTTTTAAAGCAACCGCCCACCCACTTCGCCGCCCAACTGGAAACATCAATGACACAATACGATCATCGTCCATTATCATCTCCTGAACAAAAAACAGTTGTCCCGCAAGCGCTGGCCTATCTATGGCATAAAAAAATGCATCTCTCTTCAGCCATCTCCTATAAACAAACACCCTGCGTAATCGATAACTGTGTGGAACTAAAAACAGCCATACATCATCCCAATCTGGAGCAAGAAATTGCCTTCCTGGGTAATAATGACATACTACCGCTTATCCAGGTGGCAAAAGAGACCGATAATTTCGGGCAGCTGGTATTAAGATGGAAACAGATGGTCCCTCCCGAATTAGCTGCTCAAATGGTGATATTACTCTGGGAGAAACAGATTCTCTGCGAAGACTGA
- a CDS encoding NADP-dependent oxidoreductase produces MKIQQILLNDRPKGMPSSDTFKTVSAELPAPVEGEVLVKPVYFSVDPYLRGRMQDEKSYIPPFKIQEPIESGGVAAVVESKDTRFREGDLVMPSNGKNFFPWATACIFSGDHLRKIDSSIPPTYYLGVMGMPGLTAYFGLMDIGKPKAGETVVISGAAGAVGLVTGQIAKIQGCRVVGIAGGAEKVQMLTDEFNFDAAIDYKNNPDMTAAIGAACPNGVDIYYDNVGGEISDAVMYHLNPFARIPVCGQIALYNSTEIPMGPRVQPTLIKFSVLMQGFTIGNYAARYQEGIKQLGEWVKTGKIKFTETIVEGFDQLPTALLGLFSGKNSGKMIVKV; encoded by the coding sequence ATGAAAATACAACAGATACTACTCAACGACAGACCGAAAGGGATGCCCTCCTCTGATACATTTAAGACAGTAAGCGCTGAGCTCCCTGCGCCCGTCGAAGGGGAAGTACTGGTAAAGCCCGTATACTTTTCCGTAGATCCTTATTTGCGCGGCAGGATGCAGGATGAAAAATCCTATATACCGCCTTTTAAAATACAGGAACCGATAGAAAGCGGCGGAGTAGCCGCAGTAGTCGAAAGTAAAGATACCCGCTTCCGGGAAGGCGACCTGGTAATGCCTTCCAATGGTAAGAACTTCTTCCCTTGGGCAACGGCTTGTATCTTCTCTGGTGATCATCTGCGTAAAATTGATAGTAGCATCCCACCCACCTACTACCTGGGCGTGATGGGTATGCCCGGCCTGACCGCGTATTTTGGACTGATGGACATAGGCAAGCCCAAAGCCGGCGAAACAGTGGTGATATCCGGTGCTGCCGGCGCTGTTGGTCTGGTAACCGGGCAGATAGCCAAAATACAGGGTTGTCGCGTGGTGGGCATCGCCGGCGGTGCGGAGAAGGTACAAATGCTAACCGACGAATTTAATTTCGATGCTGCCATCGACTACAAAAACAATCCGGACATGACAGCCGCTATTGGTGCCGCCTGTCCCAACGGTGTAGACATCTATTACGATAATGTAGGCGGAGAGATCTCCGATGCAGTGATGTATCACCTGAACCCTTTTGCCCGTATACCGGTATGTGGACAAATAGCGCTTTACAACAGCACTGAAATACCCATGGGACCGCGTGTACAGCCTACACTTATCAAGTTCAGCGTTTTAATGCAGGGCTTTACCATCGGCAACTATGCAGCCCGCTATCAGGAAGGCATCAAACAACTGGGTGAATGGGTAAAAACTGGAAAAATAAAATTCACCGAAACGATCGTAGAAGGTTTTGATCAGCTGCCTACTGCCCTGCTGGGATTATTTTCCGGCAAAAACAGTGGTAAGATGATTGTGAAAGTGTAA
- a CDS encoding S8 family serine peptidase, with amino-acid sequence MKNSNFFAACILVAVVVSCNRQEAPLNPGRVQENPKEVMPKSAINALVNEQLRQNSRFNWKMVDDKALWSALVQGDSVLAVGYQAAGVSNLEATIDKIDIHSESWTTARQNVLNLILDNEKATGASVKSLITYEASKLPVFYVKASHLSTVKALRASGLVRYAEPSSYAKYMNDGQLAKGRSGPFTESNLLTFGCDANLPKPSLVEGSDYVNITPGAKQSWNYVLQGIPQAWTQSTGSNVKVMLIDTGVSPDQANLGSAFNQGVSSGRTIEKIATYPGGTPADVCGHGTKMAGVIAAPRGVNGSSAGIAYNCNLLTVHAAENVVILSSESTQGISDAYVLGGDNAAVKIISMSMGTIFEAGQITDAVNYASNKGKLLFCAAGTSNSFFGPLLGVVYPAYLPSVLAVTGVTESITTACEDCHTGSQVAFTVIMEKNGTRRNPLTTTATGNDPNTVGGSSVATASAAGIAALVWSKYPSYPKDSIVARMKRAASNYPNRNSKLGWGYVNVAQAVGN; translated from the coding sequence ATGAAAAACTCCAACTTTTTTGCAGCCTGTATTCTTGTCGCTGTCGTTGTTTCCTGTAACAGACAGGAAGCGCCTTTGAACCCGGGCCGTGTCCAGGAAAACCCCAAAGAAGTAATGCCAAAATCTGCCATCAATGCATTGGTAAATGAACAACTCCGCCAGAATAGCCGTTTCAACTGGAAAATGGTAGACGATAAGGCACTATGGAGTGCCCTGGTACAGGGAGATAGTGTTTTAGCAGTCGGTTACCAGGCAGCCGGTGTGAGCAACCTGGAGGCAACTATTGACAAAATAGATATCCATAGCGAATCCTGGACCACTGCGAGACAAAACGTTTTAAACCTGATCCTGGATAATGAAAAAGCTACGGGGGCGAGTGTCAAATCCCTCATTACCTATGAGGCTTCCAAACTGCCTGTATTTTATGTGAAAGCCAGCCATTTGTCTACTGTAAAGGCATTGCGTGCATCCGGACTGGTACGTTATGCCGAACCTTCCAGCTATGCCAAATATATGAATGATGGCCAGTTAGCGAAGGGGCGGTCTGGTCCGTTCACAGAATCCAATCTGCTTACTTTTGGTTGTGATGCTAATCTGCCTAAACCCTCTCTGGTAGAGGGATCAGACTATGTTAATATTACGCCTGGAGCCAAACAGTCCTGGAACTATGTACTGCAAGGTATTCCGCAGGCATGGACCCAATCTACCGGCAGTAATGTAAAAGTGATGTTGATAGATACCGGTGTTAGCCCCGATCAGGCCAACCTGGGCAGCGCTTTTAATCAGGGTGTTTCCAGCGGTAGAACCATAGAAAAAATTGCAACCTATCCAGGAGGAACACCCGCAGACGTATGTGGACACGGAACCAAGATGGCAGGCGTTATTGCGGCACCCAGAGGAGTGAATGGCAGTAGTGCAGGTATTGCCTACAACTGTAACCTGCTGACGGTTCATGCAGCAGAAAATGTGGTGATTTTGTCGTCTGAATCAACGCAGGGTATTTCGGACGCTTATGTATTAGGCGGTGACAATGCTGCTGTGAAGATCATCAGCATGAGCATGGGCACCATCTTCGAAGCAGGCCAGATCACAGACGCCGTGAACTATGCCAGCAACAAAGGTAAACTGCTGTTCTGTGCTGCTGGTACCAGCAACTCCTTTTTCGGTCCTTTGCTGGGTGTGGTATATCCTGCTTACCTGCCTTCCGTACTGGCGGTGACAGGTGTTACGGAAAGTATTACTACAGCTTGTGAAGACTGCCACACCGGTTCACAGGTAGCCTTTACCGTTATCATGGAAAAAAACGGCACCCGCAGAAATCCACTCACGACTACTGCTACCGGTAATGATCCTAACACTGTAGGTGGCTCTTCTGTGGCAACTGCCAGCGCAGCAGGTATTGCGGCACTGGTATGGAGTAAATATCCCAGCTATCCGAAAGACAGCATTGTAGCGAGAATGAAACGTGCTGCCAGCAATTATCCTAACAGAAATTCCAAACTGGGATGGGGTTATGTGAATGTTGCTCAGGCTGTTGGTAACTAG
- a CDS encoding putative glycolipid-binding domain-containing protein — MRPVVWQAAKWPATEFLSVKHHEHNRQANGTINGCLDGQPFSIQYEIEITTDWKVSSFFIRRNGIESTELKLTSDLNGHWFDKDGNHVDAFDNCIDIDISLTPFTNTLPVRRLNFEKGEKKTLHMLYIKLPEFELQKLTQYYTKLDNRLYLYENPVSGFRAELPLDEHGIVKDYPGIFTRIY, encoded by the coding sequence ATGAGACCAGTAGTATGGCAAGCCGCCAAATGGCCTGCAACGGAATTTCTGTCAGTAAAACATCATGAGCACAACAGGCAGGCAAACGGCACCATCAATGGCTGCCTCGACGGACAGCCATTCAGCATTCAGTACGAAATCGAAATCACTACTGACTGGAAAGTATCGTCCTTTTTTATCCGGCGCAATGGTATAGAATCCACAGAATTAAAGCTGACATCCGATCTTAACGGCCATTGGTTTGATAAAGACGGAAATCATGTAGATGCTTTTGACAACTGTATAGATATCGATATATCTCTCACTCCTTTTACCAATACATTACCTGTTCGCCGGCTGAATTTTGAAAAAGGTGAGAAAAAGACGCTCCATATGCTTTACATTAAATTGCCGGAGTTTGAGTTGCAGAAATTAACACAGTACTATACCAAACTGGACAACCGTTTGTACCTGTACGAAAACCCGGTCAGTGGCTTCCGCGCAGAGCTTCCGCTCGATGAGCATGGTATTGTAAAGGATTATCCTGGTATTTTTACCCGCATTTACTAA
- the ypfJ gene encoding KPN_02809 family neutral zinc metallopeptidase translates to MRLDDERLSDNVEKRSGGGTRTLIGGGIGGVIVIVLALLFKQDPNQVNQVLQQVQGPGQTEQAEKLTKENASAIELFSSKILASTEDVWQEEFKSMNMRYVPPKMALFTDATTSGCGAAESAMGPFYCPADKMVYLDVSFFKELEQRFGVKGDFAKAYVIAHEVGHHVQNLLGISRKVQAMRSQLSEKEYNKLSVKLELQADFLAGLWANHAQKMRNILEAGDIESGLNAASAVGDDKLQQAGMGRVVPDAFTHGTSEQRMFWFKKGYDTGDLSQGDTGIGLK, encoded by the coding sequence ATGCGTTTGGATGATGAAAGATTAAGTGACAATGTCGAGAAGCGTTCCGGTGGCGGAACGCGTACACTGATTGGCGGCGGTATCGGCGGCGTCATTGTAATCGTGCTGGCACTGTTGTTTAAACAGGACCCTAATCAGGTAAATCAGGTACTCCAGCAGGTACAAGGCCCCGGTCAGACCGAGCAGGCTGAAAAACTGACCAAGGAAAATGCCTCTGCTATTGAATTGTTTTCTTCTAAAATACTGGCCAGCACAGAAGATGTATGGCAGGAAGAATTCAAAAGTATGAATATGCGGTATGTGCCACCTAAAATGGCATTGTTTACCGATGCTACCACTTCAGGCTGTGGTGCTGCTGAATCGGCGATGGGGCCGTTTTATTGTCCTGCAGATAAAATGGTATATCTGGACGTATCCTTCTTCAAAGAGCTGGAACAGCGTTTTGGCGTGAAAGGTGACTTTGCCAAAGCCTATGTGATTGCGCATGAAGTAGGCCACCACGTACAAAATCTGCTGGGCATCAGCCGTAAAGTACAGGCTATGCGCAGCCAGCTGAGTGAAAAAGAGTACAACAAGCTGTCTGTGAAACTGGAACTGCAGGCCGACTTCCTCGCAGGACTCTGGGCCAATCACGCACAGAAAATGCGTAACATCCTGGAGGCCGGTGATATTGAATCCGGACTGAACGCCGCCAGTGCAGTGGGTGACGATAAACTGCAACAGGCCGGTATGGGCCGTGTAGTGCCGGACGCCTTTACACATGGTACTTCTGAACAACGAATGTTCTGGTTTAAAAAAGGCTACGATACCGGAGACCTGTCACAGGGTGATACCGGAATAGGATTGAAATAA
- a CDS encoding FdhF/YdeP family oxidoreductase, with protein MEENPVKFTGLKLTKPPTVAAGIPAVWSSMKHILEAMNAFRGTKALLQLNQKHGFDCPGCAWPDPDDERSPIAEYCENGAKAIAEEATTRKLGPAFFAANSVASLGELTDYEIGKKGRIAQPMYLAPGATHYTAVSWKDAYGKIADHLRQLESPDQAVFYTSGRTSNEAAFLYQLMVREYGTNNLPDCSNMCHESSGVALGEAVGIGKGSVTLEDIHQAEVIIILGQNPGTNHPRMLTALQKAKENGATIIAVNPLMETGLLNFLNPQTVKGMLQMKAPLTDIFLQVKINGDMALLKAITLLLLEEEEKNPGTVFDNAFIAEQTTGYDTYISHLRQHRLADLAQACGISPEQIREAAAALLHKTKIVACWAMGLTQHKNAVDTIREIVNLLLLKGSIGKPGAGTCPVRGHSNVQGDRTMGIYEKPAPAFLQKLETVYGFKPPQHHGYDVVNAIHAMYKGDAKVFIAMGGNFLSATPDTTYTAKALRNCDLTVHVSTKLNRSHIVHGREALILPCLGRSDKDIQQQETQFVTCENSMGVVQMSKGSLQPISDHLKSEPLIVCELAQALLGSQSKVPWQQYALHYDYIRNAIEQVIPGFENYNKRVRNPGGFYLPNGSRVGKFNTNTGKANFNVADVPENPLGPDEFMMMTIRSHDQFNTTIYGLDDRYRGVRSERRVIFMNPEDIRSSGFSAGQTVDLYNYHGQTERAAYGFIIVAYNIPERCTATYFPETNVLVPVNTVADKSNTPVSKGVIIKIKSSTINNKI; from the coding sequence ATGGAAGAAAATCCGGTAAAATTCACAGGGCTTAAGTTAACCAAGCCTCCTACAGTAGCGGCAGGTATTCCAGCCGTATGGTCCAGTATGAAACATATCCTGGAGGCGATGAATGCCTTCCGGGGTACAAAAGCTTTACTGCAGTTAAACCAGAAACATGGTTTTGACTGTCCGGGCTGTGCCTGGCCGGATCCTGACGATGAGCGCTCTCCAATTGCTGAATACTGTGAAAACGGTGCCAAGGCCATCGCTGAAGAAGCCACCACACGGAAACTGGGCCCGGCCTTCTTTGCGGCCAACAGCGTGGCTTCCCTGGGAGAGCTGACAGATTATGAAATCGGTAAAAAAGGAAGGATTGCCCAACCCATGTATCTGGCCCCGGGCGCAACACATTATACTGCTGTTTCGTGGAAAGACGCCTATGGTAAAATTGCCGATCATCTCAGGCAGCTGGAATCTCCGGACCAGGCAGTCTTTTACACATCAGGCCGTACCAGCAACGAAGCAGCATTCCTTTATCAGCTGATGGTACGGGAATATGGAACCAACAATCTGCCTGACTGCTCCAATATGTGCCATGAGTCCAGCGGCGTAGCCCTCGGAGAGGCCGTAGGCATAGGCAAAGGCTCTGTGACCCTCGAAGATATCCATCAGGCTGAGGTGATTATCATTCTTGGACAAAATCCAGGGACTAATCATCCGCGGATGCTTACAGCACTGCAGAAAGCCAAAGAAAACGGCGCTACTATTATCGCAGTCAACCCACTAATGGAAACGGGTCTGCTCAACTTCCTCAATCCGCAAACGGTGAAAGGCATGTTGCAGATGAAAGCCCCGCTTACCGATATATTCCTGCAAGTAAAGATCAATGGGGATATGGCCCTGTTGAAAGCCATTACACTGCTATTGCTGGAAGAAGAAGAAAAAAATCCGGGGACAGTATTCGACAACGCTTTCATCGCCGAGCAAACTACCGGATACGATACATATATCTCCCATCTGCGGCAACATCGGCTGGCCGATCTGGCGCAGGCCTGCGGCATTTCACCTGAGCAGATCCGTGAAGCCGCCGCGGCCCTGCTGCACAAAACTAAAATCGTTGCCTGCTGGGCAATGGGACTCACACAACATAAAAACGCCGTAGATACGATCCGCGAGATTGTCAACCTATTGCTGCTCAAAGGCAGTATCGGCAAACCAGGCGCCGGCACCTGCCCGGTGCGCGGTCATAGTAATGTTCAGGGCGACAGAACTATGGGTATCTATGAAAAACCAGCGCCTGCCTTCCTCCAAAAACTGGAAACAGTATATGGCTTTAAACCTCCGCAGCATCATGGTTATGATGTAGTGAATGCCATCCATGCCATGTATAAGGGAGATGCCAAAGTATTTATTGCCATGGGGGGCAATTTCCTGTCAGCGACTCCTGATACCACCTATACGGCAAAAGCGCTGCGCAATTGCGACCTTACCGTACACGTCTCTACGAAGCTCAACCGCAGCCACATTGTCCATGGCCGCGAAGCATTAATCCTTCCCTGCCTCGGCCGAAGCGACAAAGATATCCAGCAGCAGGAAACCCAGTTTGTGACCTGCGAAAACTCCATGGGTGTAGTACAGATGTCAAAAGGTAGTCTTCAGCCAATATCCGACCATCTGAAAAGCGAACCCCTGATCGTTTGCGAACTGGCACAAGCATTGCTAGGATCTCAAAGTAAAGTACCCTGGCAACAGTACGCTTTGCATTACGACTATATCCGGAATGCTATCGAACAGGTGATTCCAGGCTTTGAGAATTATAACAAACGCGTAAGAAATCCGGGAGGCTTTTATCTCCCCAACGGGTCCAGAGTGGGTAAGTTTAATACCAATACCGGCAAAGCTAATTTTAATGTGGCCGATGTGCCGGAAAACCCACTTGGGCCGGACGAATTCATGATGATGACCATACGCAGCCATGATCAGTTCAATACAACTATCTATGGCCTGGACGATCGTTATAGAGGAGTACGCAGCGAACGCAGGGTGATCTTTATGAATCCGGAGGATATACGCAGCAGTGGATTCTCTGCCGGGCAAACGGTAGACCTCTATAACTACCACGGGCAAACGGAAAGAGCAGCTTATGGTTTCATTATCGTGGCCTATAATATACCTGAAAGGTGCACGGCCACCTATTTTCCCGAAACCAATGTACTGGTGCCGGTAAACACAGTAGCCGATAAGAGCAATACGCCGGTATCCAAGGGAGTCATTATCAAAATAAAATCATCTACCATCAACAACAAAATATGA